One part of the Cyclobacteriaceae bacterium genome encodes these proteins:
- a CDS encoding sterol desaturase family protein, with protein MNVNPIVLSIPIFFILMGIELIVERLTHQKLYRLPDSIANLSCGITSQLSGLFLKIFAIGAYQFLFEHFAFFTLERTWLYWLMLFLLADMAYYWAHRMSHEINLFWGGHVVHHQSEEYNLSVALRQSSLQVVWTFAFSLPLAFIGFQTLDFALMSAFITLYQFWIHTETINKMGWFEYIFNTPSHHRVHHGRDPKYIDKNHAGTLIIWDKMFGTFQEEEERPTYGITKPINSWNPIWANISHYAEMSKDIKQIPKWGDRLRYLFKKPGWLPDYMGGYRAAPAVDKATYKKYDTPAPFRLNFYVLFQYTLCLLATALFLFKSSTFSLAEKTIITLLISITVVNCGVLFENRKWVVWSEWIRIIFYPALLLALTFYFRLPTWYYAVGVGYFIISFTWFYSITKKHASLQLA; from the coding sequence TTGAACGTAAACCCGATTGTACTTTCCATCCCTATCTTTTTCATCCTGATGGGAATTGAACTGATCGTTGAGCGCCTGACACATCAGAAGCTTTACCGATTACCGGATTCCATTGCCAACCTGAGCTGTGGGATTACCAGCCAACTATCAGGGTTGTTCCTTAAAATATTTGCCATTGGCGCTTACCAGTTTTTGTTCGAACACTTTGCCTTTTTCACCCTGGAACGCACCTGGCTGTATTGGCTTATGTTGTTCTTACTGGCCGACATGGCGTACTATTGGGCACACCGGATGAGCCATGAAATCAATTTATTCTGGGGCGGGCATGTGGTGCATCACCAGAGTGAAGAATATAATTTATCGGTAGCGCTGCGGCAAAGTTCGTTGCAAGTGGTTTGGACATTTGCGTTTAGCCTGCCCCTGGCGTTTATTGGTTTTCAAACACTTGATTTTGCGTTAATGTCGGCTTTCATTACCCTTTACCAGTTCTGGATACACACCGAAACCATTAATAAAATGGGATGGTTTGAATATATTTTCAATACGCCTTCACACCACCGCGTGCATCACGGGCGCGACCCAAAATACATCGATAAGAACCATGCCGGAACACTGATCATTTGGGATAAAATGTTCGGCACCTTTCAGGAAGAAGAAGAACGGCCAACCTACGGCATCACAAAGCCCATCAACAGTTGGAATCCCATCTGGGCCAACATTAGCCATTATGCCGAAATGAGTAAGGATATAAAGCAAATTCCGAAGTGGGGTGACCGCTTGCGCTATTTGTTCAAGAAGCCCGGGTGGCTACCGGACTACATGGGTGGCTACCGGGCAGCACCAGCAGTAGATAAAGCTACTTACAAAAAGTACGATACCCCCGCACCCTTTAGGCTCAACTTTTATGTCTTGTTCCAATACACACTATGTCTGTTGGCTACTGCTTTATTCCTGTTCAAGTCATCAACTTTTTCGCTTGCGGAGAAAACCATAATTACCCTACTGATTTCCATTACCGTGGTAAATTGTGGCGTGCTGTTTGAAAACCGGAAATGGGTAGTTTGGTCGGAGTGGATTCGTATTATCTTCTATCCTGCTTTACTGCTGGCCCTAACATTTTACTTCCGTTTGCCCACATGGTATTATGCCGTTGGGGTTGGGTATTTTATCATCTCATTTACCTGGTTTTATTCGATAACCAAAAAACATGCGTCATTACAGTTGGCTTAG
- a CDS encoding glutaredoxin, with the protein MQFHPNEMFLLYNPHSSDGKKTKAMALDICSHINEVDSLHEKVGPTYWKEVISMLGVDPQELLDQSHPDYKLKVGDQTYTMTGWLDIIMHNPQLIKNPIAIFNGKAIVCHQPSDILKLGTPRSASKVLPHLRRNE; encoded by the coding sequence ATGCAATTTCACCCCAATGAAATGTTTTTGCTTTATAACCCTCATTCCAGCGATGGGAAAAAGACAAAAGCTATGGCCTTGGACATTTGCAGCCACATTAACGAAGTAGATTCACTTCACGAAAAAGTTGGCCCCACGTATTGGAAAGAAGTTATATCCATGTTGGGCGTTGACCCGCAGGAGTTGCTTGATCAATCGCATCCGGATTACAAATTAAAAGTGGGTGATCAAACCTATACGATGACAGGTTGGCTGGACATTATTATGCACAATCCCCAGCTCATTAAAAATCCCATTGCCATTTTTAATGGTAAGGCTATCGTTTGTCATCAACCGTCCGATATCCTGAAACTTGGCACACCCAGGAGTGCCAGTAAAGTACTGCCCCACCTCAGGCGTAACGAATAA
- a CDS encoding 3-hydroxybutyryl-CoA dehydrogenase, with protein MKQIAVIGSGTMGNGIAHVFAQYGYAVNLVDIADGALQKALDTIEKNLERQVSKQLITPQTKTTALANISTFTDLKTGVSTADLVVEAATENIELKLKIFKDLDAYCKADAILASNTSSISITKIASVTNRPDKVIGMHFMNPVPVMKLVEVIRGYNTSHEVTHTIMNLSKMLEKVPVEVNDYPGFAANRILMPMINEAIYSLYEGVAGVSEIDTVMKLGMAHPMGPLQLADFIGLDVCLSILKVLHDGFGNPKYAPCPLLVNMVQAGHKGVKSGSGFYKYSAGSKDLVVADQFK; from the coding sequence ATGAAGCAGATTGCAGTAATTGGTTCAGGCACTATGGGCAATGGCATTGCTCATGTTTTTGCGCAGTATGGTTATGCTGTAAACCTGGTTGATATAGCCGATGGTGCGTTGCAAAAAGCCCTCGACACCATTGAAAAAAACCTTGAACGACAGGTATCAAAGCAATTGATTACCCCGCAAACCAAAACAACTGCATTGGCAAACATTAGCACGTTTACCGACCTGAAGACTGGGGTTTCCACAGCCGACCTGGTTGTTGAAGCCGCCACTGAAAACATTGAATTAAAGCTTAAAATTTTCAAAGACCTGGATGCATACTGCAAGGCCGATGCTATCCTGGCCTCCAACACCTCCTCCATTTCCATTACAAAAATAGCTTCTGTAACCAACCGGCCCGACAAAGTAATTGGTATGCACTTTATGAACCCGGTACCCGTGATGAAGTTGGTTGAGGTAATCCGTGGTTATAATACCAGCCATGAAGTAACGCACACCATCATGAACCTTTCCAAAATGCTTGAAAAGGTACCGGTTGAAGTGAACGACTATCCTGGTTTTGCGGCCAACCGTATTTTAATGCCCATGATCAATGAAGCGATCTACTCCCTTTATGAAGGGGTCGCGGGCGTAAGCGAGATTGACACCGTAATGAAATTAGGGATGGCCCACCCGATGGGTCCGCTACAGCTAGCAGATTTTATCGGGTTGGATGTTTGTCTATCGATCCTTAAGGTACTGCACGATGGATTCGGAAACCCCAAATATGCGCCCTGCCCGTTGTTGGTTAACATGGTACAGGCTGGTCACAAAGGTGTGAAATCCGGAAGCGGATTTTATAAATACTCGGCTGGCAGTAAAGATTTGGTTGTTGCTGATCAGTTCAAATAG
- the mscL gene encoding large conductance mechanosensitive channel protein MscL codes for MLQEFKKFAMRGNVIDLAIGVIIGGAFGKIVSSLIDDVITPLLLKPALEAAQLTELSELTLWGTVKYGNFLAGVLNFIIIAFVLFLIVKGINAAKKKEEAAPPPPPPADVQLLTEIRDLLKK; via the coding sequence ATGTTACAAGAATTCAAAAAGTTTGCCATGCGTGGCAATGTTATCGATCTGGCCATTGGTGTGATTATCGGTGGCGCCTTTGGCAAAATTGTAAGCTCATTAATTGATGATGTGATTACACCTTTGTTGCTCAAACCTGCCCTTGAGGCTGCACAACTCACAGAACTAAGTGAATTGACGCTGTGGGGAACGGTGAAGTATGGTAATTTCCTGGCCGGTGTTTTAAATTTTATCATTATTGCCTTTGTACTCTTCCTGATCGTGAAAGGAATAAATGCAGCTAAGAAGAAAGAAGAAGCTGCCCCGCCACCACCGCCACCGGCTGATGTGCAATTGTTGACGGAGATCAGGGATCTGCTTAAGAAGTAG
- a CDS encoding DUF4174 domain-containing protein codes for MRKFLLKIFPLLIAANLQAQSGLGQYRLIYLFGDSTQVVKQQRWLSSDAAGCKERSIKIILADSSVHGQALYRQFNVTNPVFTLILMGKDGGEKFRSYEPVTPHQLFAIIDQMPMRKQELKLRPNH; via the coding sequence GTGCGTAAATTCCTGCTAAAAATATTTCCATTACTTATTGCCGCTAATTTACAAGCCCAATCGGGTTTAGGCCAATACAGGTTAATTTACCTTTTCGGTGATAGCACCCAGGTCGTGAAACAGCAACGTTGGCTTTCAAGCGATGCGGCAGGTTGCAAGGAACGGTCCATTAAAATCATTCTGGCAGACTCTTCTGTGCATGGGCAAGCATTGTATAGGCAGTTCAATGTTACGAACCCGGTTTTTACATTGATCTTAATGGGCAAGGACGGGGGAGAGAAATTCAGGAGTTATGAGCCTGTTACCCCCCACCAGCTTTTTGCCATTATTGATCAAATGCCCATGCGCAAGCAGGAACTTAAATTAAGGCCAAACCACTAA
- a CDS encoding DUF3108 domain-containing protein: protein MRTLIVSATLVVILSAFTSGQNDIYPFVKNNSFTKGEVLEYKMSYGIFTVGKGSTVIHSNYHKMNNRDCFKVDVYGKTTGMVDWVADVNDQWGAYIDTVALVPHMTYRKIREGKYKKDEVVNFDHVNGKIEAKVLNQKTGEYKEPHHYDAPPQVRDLIAGFMYMRTQDFSKVKVNDTIVVKGFFEDTLYELKILYKGKEVVRTKAGKFNAIVLKPLMPDNKLFSGENSITAWFSDDKNRIPLKISANMFIGSAGVELTAYSGVRNPLNRVK, encoded by the coding sequence ATGCGAACCCTGATTGTAAGCGCAACGTTAGTAGTCATTCTTTCGGCTTTTACATCCGGTCAAAACGATATTTACCCCTTCGTTAAGAACAACAGCTTTACCAAAGGCGAAGTGCTGGAGTATAAAATGAGTTACGGCATCTTTACAGTAGGGAAGGGCTCCACCGTCATTCACAGCAATTACCACAAAATGAACAATCGCGATTGTTTTAAGGTGGATGTATACGGGAAAACAACCGGTATGGTCGATTGGGTTGCCGATGTGAACGACCAATGGGGTGCTTATATTGATACCGTGGCACTGGTGCCGCACATGACTTATCGAAAAATCCGAGAAGGAAAGTATAAGAAAGATGAAGTAGTAAACTTCGATCATGTAAACGGTAAAATTGAAGCCAAAGTGCTGAACCAGAAGACCGGAGAATATAAAGAGCCGCACCACTACGATGCACCGCCACAGGTGCGTGACCTTATTGCAGGGTTTATGTACATGCGTACACAGGATTTCAGCAAGGTTAAGGTAAATGATACGATTGTAGTGAAAGGCTTTTTTGAAGATACCCTTTATGAGTTGAAAATACTGTATAAGGGTAAAGAAGTAGTGAGGACAAAAGCCGGTAAATTCAACGCTATTGTTTTGAAACCCCTGATGCCCGACAATAAATTATTCAGTGGGGAAAATTCTATAACCGCATGGTTCTCGGATGATAAGAACCGTATTCCGTTAAAGATCAGCGCCAACATGTTTATCGGTAGTGCCGGGGTTGAACTCACCGCTTACTCGGGCGTGCGTAACCCACTTAACCGGGTGAAGTAA
- a CDS encoding 2,3,4,5-tetrahydropyridine-2,6-dicarboxylate N-succinyltransferase: MELKQIIEKTWEDRSLLQQPDHQAAIRSVVEKLDKGELRVAEPVANGWQVNEWVKKAVILYFPIQQMETLEVGPFEFHDKIALKKNYKALGVRVVPHAIARYGAYVSKGVIMMPSYVNIGAYVDEGTMVDTWATVGSCAQIGKNVHLSGGVGIGGVLEPVQAAPVIIEDNAFIGSRCIVVEGVRVGKEAVLGANVVLTASSKIIDVTGAEPIAYKGYVPDRAVVIPGSYTKKFPAGEFAVGCALIIGKRKESTDKKTSLNDALRENNVSV; encoded by the coding sequence ATGGAACTAAAACAGATCATTGAAAAGACATGGGAAGACAGAAGCTTGTTGCAGCAACCCGATCACCAGGCTGCTATCCGTTCGGTTGTTGAAAAGCTGGATAAAGGCGAGTTGCGCGTAGCCGAACCAGTAGCTAATGGCTGGCAGGTGAACGAGTGGGTTAAGAAGGCCGTAATTTTATACTTCCCCATCCAGCAAATGGAAACCCTTGAAGTTGGCCCATTTGAATTTCATGATAAGATCGCACTGAAAAAAAATTACAAGGCCTTGGGTGTTCGCGTAGTGCCGCATGCCATTGCGCGTTATGGTGCCTACGTAAGCAAAGGTGTAATTATGATGCCTTCGTATGTAAACATTGGCGCCTATGTTGATGAAGGCACCATGGTGGATACCTGGGCGACCGTTGGCAGCTGTGCCCAGATTGGAAAAAACGTTCACCTGAGCGGTGGGGTAGGTATTGGCGGTGTTTTGGAGCCTGTTCAGGCAGCACCGGTAATTATTGAAGACAATGCTTTTATCGGCTCACGCTGCATCGTTGTGGAAGGAGTTCGGGTTGGTAAAGAGGCTGTATTAGGCGCAAATGTTGTGCTAACGGCCAGTTCAAAAATCATTGATGTGACCGGTGCCGAACCCATCGCGTATAAAGGATACGTACCTGATCGCGCTGTGGTCATCCCCGGATCGTATACAAAAAAATTCCCGGCCGGAGAGTTTGCGGTGGGCTGTGCACTGATCATCGGTAAACGCAAGGAGAGTACCGATAAAAAAACCTCGTTGAACGATGCTTTGCGCGAAAATAATGTTTCCGTTTAG
- a CDS encoding glycosyltransferase — protein sequence MPQVNKISRIVIASVLKPVDETRMFAKIGTALAQAGHEVHIIGFPTQHTKPDPAVKFHPIANQAFSRLSLTRLLTPFKALRIALQVRPDYLIITTHELLFMAWWCKLITGCKVIYDVQENYYRNIRFTNAFPAGMRIVLACWVRLKERLLHPIIHVYLLAEKGYQQELRFAKPHIILQNKITRVMAGQFKKEKHTGYSRLLFSGTLAETTGVFHAIQLAEELHNLDNNIHLTLIGHCTSHTTHLQLLELARQKSCIDYRGSEHPVPHKTILKAVGQADFGIVWYPPNPSTACSIPTKLFEYLGLNLAILVSHTPETEQLVQQQGAGIILAQPVDYQKLLMNMKTFSLPQERQHSYFDEDVLALVEALGK from the coding sequence TTGCCGCAAGTAAACAAAATCAGCAGAATAGTTATTGCCTCAGTGCTGAAACCTGTGGATGAAACCCGCATGTTTGCAAAAATAGGTACTGCGTTGGCGCAGGCAGGGCATGAAGTTCACATTATAGGCTTTCCAACCCAACACACTAAGCCTGACCCGGCAGTAAAATTCCACCCGATTGCAAACCAAGCTTTTTCGAGGCTTAGCCTGACGCGTTTGTTGACACCTTTTAAAGCGCTGCGTATTGCCCTTCAGGTAAGGCCCGATTATCTCATTATCACCACGCATGAGTTACTGTTTATGGCGTGGTGGTGCAAACTGATCACAGGATGCAAAGTAATCTATGATGTACAAGAAAACTATTACCGAAACATTCGCTTTACCAATGCTTTTCCTGCCGGTATGCGTATTGTGTTGGCTTGTTGGGTAAGGCTTAAAGAGCGCCTGCTGCACCCAATCATTCACGTTTACCTGCTGGCCGAAAAAGGCTATCAACAAGAACTTCGGTTTGCAAAACCTCATATCATATTGCAAAACAAGATAACCCGGGTCATGGCCGGGCAATTCAAAAAGGAAAAACATACGGGCTATTCGCGATTGCTGTTCAGCGGTACACTGGCCGAAACAACGGGTGTGTTTCACGCCATTCAACTTGCAGAAGAATTGCACAACCTTGATAATAATATCCACCTAACCCTAATCGGTCATTGTACATCCCACACCACACACCTGCAGTTGCTTGAGCTTGCTCGACAAAAAAGCTGCATTGATTATCGTGGAAGTGAACATCCCGTGCCCCACAAAACAATTCTTAAGGCTGTGGGCCAAGCCGATTTCGGAATTGTATGGTACCCGCCTAACCCCAGTACCGCCTGTTCCATTCCAACAAAACTATTCGAGTATTTAGGGCTAAACCTGGCGATTTTGGTTTCACATACTCCGGAGACGGAACAACTTGTTCAACAGCAAGGAGCCGGAATTATACTCGCACAACCTGTTGATTACCAGAAATTACTCATGAATATGAAGACCTTTAGCCTGCCCCAGGAACGACAGCATAGCTATTTTGATGAGGATGTTTTGGCTTTGGTAGAGGCACTGGGTAAATAA
- a CDS encoding metal-dependent transcriptional regulator produces MLSLTEENYLKAIYHLSDGGLKAVLTNEIAESIQTRPASVTDMVKKLAGKNLITYEKYYGVNVTKLGKSEALSIIRKHRLWETFLVEKLGFDWGQVHDVAEQLEHIQSALLIEKLDEFLGFPAADPHGHPIPDKNGKFHVSRQIPLVEATGKKTKVRAVRNSSPSFLDYLSKIGIYIGATVQVLERLEFDGSLEIAIDGKKRVFISKEAGENILVTE; encoded by the coding sequence ATGCTTAGTCTTACCGAAGAAAATTACCTCAAAGCTATCTATCACCTTTCGGATGGCGGCTTAAAGGCAGTCCTTACCAATGAGATTGCCGAATCGATACAAACAAGGCCTGCTTCCGTAACGGATATGGTGAAAAAACTGGCCGGTAAAAACCTGATCACTTATGAAAAATATTATGGCGTTAACGTGACAAAACTCGGCAAATCAGAAGCGCTTTCCATTATCCGAAAACACCGGTTATGGGAAACGTTTTTGGTAGAGAAACTGGGTTTTGACTGGGGCCAGGTACACGATGTTGCCGAACAATTGGAGCATATACAATCTGCTTTGCTGATTGAAAAACTGGATGAATTCCTGGGCTTTCCAGCTGCCGATCCGCACGGCCACCCAATACCCGACAAAAACGGAAAGTTTCACGTTTCACGACAAATCCCATTGGTTGAAGCCACCGGAAAAAAAACCAAAGTGCGGGCCGTGCGGAACAGCTCACCCTCTTTTTTGGATTACCTGAGCAAAATCGGCATCTATATCGGGGCAACCGTGCAGGTGCTGGAACGACTGGAGTTTGATGGCTCACTCGAAATTGCAATTGACGGAAAGAAAAGAGTTTTCATCTCTAAGGAGGCCGGTGAAAATATACTGGTAACAGAATGA
- a CDS encoding zinc ABC transporter substrate-binding protein: MRPIFTVIVSGLIVFACSRKTETIENRALKIVTTTGMIQDAVKNIAGKHARVEALMGPGVDPHLYKATQGDLKKLTEADIVFYNGLHLEGKMGEVLEKLSRSKPVLAVAASLPDSALLHVEGFNGIIDPHVWFDVKLWMQVVSTIHNFLVEIDPVQKSYYDSAAQAYTAQLDSLHRAIGAQLLTIPEEQRVLITAHDAFGYFGRAYNIQVRGLQGISTMAEFGLRDVTELVDFIIERKIKAIFVESSISPKSIQAVEEGCKKKNWQVKIGGNLYSDAMGNPGTPEGTYIGMVHANVKTIVDALK; this comes from the coding sequence ATGCGCCCGATATTCACAGTAATAGTCAGTGGTTTAATTGTCTTTGCATGTTCGCGAAAAACCGAAACCATAGAAAACCGGGCATTAAAAATCGTTACCACCACCGGCATGATACAAGATGCTGTTAAAAATATTGCCGGTAAACATGCCCGCGTTGAGGCACTTATGGGGCCGGGGGTTGACCCGCATTTATACAAAGCCACACAAGGTGATTTAAAAAAATTAACCGAAGCCGATATTGTATTCTACAACGGCCTGCACCTGGAGGGTAAAATGGGTGAAGTATTGGAGAAGTTATCGCGTAGCAAACCGGTACTGGCCGTTGCAGCCTCTTTGCCCGACAGCGCCTTGCTCCACGTTGAAGGTTTTAATGGGATAATCGATCCGCACGTCTGGTTTGATGTAAAACTATGGATGCAGGTAGTAAGCACCATCCACAACTTTCTTGTTGAAATAGACCCTGTTCAAAAATCTTATTACGATTCGGCTGCACAGGCCTACACGGCACAGCTTGACTCCCTGCACCGCGCCATTGGGGCACAGTTGCTAACCATTCCTGAGGAACAACGGGTGCTGATAACCGCGCATGACGCCTTCGGTTATTTTGGGCGAGCATATAACATTCAGGTTCGCGGGCTGCAGGGAATTTCAACCATGGCCGAATTCGGCTTGCGTGATGTTACCGAACTGGTTGATTTTATTATCGAACGAAAAATCAAAGCGATTTTTGTCGAGTCGTCCATCTCGCCAAAATCCATCCAGGCTGTTGAGGAAGGATGTAAAAAGAAAAACTGGCAGGTTAAAATTGGTGGAAATCTATACTCCGATGCGATGGGCAACCCCGGCACACCGGAAGGCACCTACATAGGCATGGTGCATGCCAACGTAAAAACCATTGTTGACGCCTTGAAATAA